A genomic window from Parvularcula sp. LCG005 includes:
- a CDS encoding GNAT family N-acetyltransferase gives MAHLRLADRQDIPALSQLIDRSARALCINDYDPEVVAGALKGHFGVDTTLIDDGTYVVIEEEGALVACGGWSRRATMFGGDAYAKRDPVLLVPPHDPARIRAFFVAPEFARRGFGRQILEYCEGAAQAEGFVKCTLMATLTGIPFYEKCGFVALGAEFFPLADGGEIEFRPMIKELSLSS, from the coding sequence ATGGCCCATCTTCGTCTGGCAGACCGCCAGGACATTCCCGCCTTGAGTCAGCTGATTGACCGCTCCGCCCGGGCGCTCTGCATCAATGACTATGATCCTGAAGTCGTCGCAGGTGCTCTGAAGGGGCATTTCGGTGTCGACACCACGCTGATCGATGACGGCACCTATGTCGTGATCGAGGAGGAAGGCGCGCTCGTGGCCTGCGGCGGGTGGAGCCGGCGCGCGACAATGTTTGGCGGCGATGCCTATGCCAAACGTGATCCTGTCCTTCTTGTCCCGCCTCATGACCCGGCGCGAATCCGGGCCTTTTTCGTCGCGCCGGAGTTCGCACGCCGAGGGTTCGGGCGGCAAATCCTGGAATATTGCGAGGGTGCAGCGCAGGCGGAGGGGTTCGTGAAGTGTACTCTGATGGCAACACTCACCGGCATTCCGTTCTATGAAAAATGCGGATTTGTCGCACTCGGCGCCGAATTCTTTCCGCTCGCTGACGGCGGCGAAATTGAATTCAGGCCAATGATCAAAGAGTTATCACTTTCAAGCTGA